CGAGTACCAGTCCGCCGAGGCCGGGGCTGCTGCCGTGCACCTTGCCATCGCCGCGCAGACGGCAGATATCTATCTGCAGATCCGCGGGCTGCAAGCGCGCATCGCCGTGGCTCGCCAGCAGGTGCAGACCCAGCAGCAATTGCGATCCACCATCGATCTCCGCTGGAAAAAGGGATTGGCGGCCGAGCTTCAGGTACGGCAAGTGGAGGGCGCCCTCGCACGCACCCAGGCCACGCTCCCTGTTCTCGAAGCCGCGCTGGAAGCCGCAATGAACGCCATGGATGGGATGCTGGGGGCCATGCCCGGCGCCTACCGGGCGGAGTTGGCAGCGGTGCGCCCCGTTCCGGCCACGCTGCACCTGGCGCCCAGCGGAACCCCGGGCGACCTGCTGAGGCGCCGCCCGGACATCATCGCCGCCGAACGGCGCCTCGCCGCTTCCAACGCGCGCATCGGCGTGGCAATGGCCGAGTACTACCCGAAGATTTCGCTCAGCGGCCTCGTCGGGAGTGCCACCTCCGTCTCGAGCGGAAATCTCTTCACGGGCGGCGCTTCCCAGGCAGGGGCCGTGGCGGGCCTGCGCTGGAGGTTGTTCGACTTCGGGCGGATCGACGCGCAGATCGAGAACGCCCGGGCACAGGAAGCCGAGGCACTCGCGGCCTACCGGCAAACCGTTCTGCGGGCCACGGAAGACGTCGAGAACTCGCTGGTGGCGCTGGACCGCAGACGGGAACAGGCCTCCAGGCTGGCGGAAGGCGCGGGCTCGCTGACACGGGCCCGGCAAGCGGCCGGCGCGGCCTATGACAAGGGCGTGGTCAGCCTGATCGAAGTGCTGCAGGCCGACGAAAGCCTGCTGGGCACCGTGGATGCGCAAGTGCAGGCCGATACGGAAGCGGCGCGGTCGGCCGTATCGATTTTCAAGGCGCTCGGCGGCGGCTGGACACCGACGCCCGCGGTCTCGGCGCCCATCGCGCTCAACGAATAGCGCTCAACGACCAACGCGCCCTGTCAGGCTCCGCCCACCAGATGGCCAGAAAGGAGAGCCCACAACGCCCCCAGCCCATCCTTGCTCGAAATCCAGGAACCACCGTGCGGCCGATCCGGCCGAGGGTGCCCGCAACCCCACCTCCATCCGTTCACCATGCCAAAGAACAGCCCTGCCCATGTCCGCCCTGTGGGCGCGAAGACCCTTCAAGCCGTCATCGGCGCACTTGTCCTCACTGTCCCGTTCGTCGCGTATCCGCAGACGCCCACCCAGTCCACCCAGCCCATCCACGGGCCGGGCACGGAATTGTCCCGCGCGGAAGTGATTGCCGATCTCGCACTCTGGCGCCGCGCAGGAATGGACCGCTATGAAACCCTGTCGCTTTCCTACGGCATGGAAACACAGGCTTACCGTGCGGCCTCCGAAGAGTACCTGCGCCTTCGGAACAGCGAGCAGTTCCAGATCGAAGTGCAGAAAGCACGCAAGGACTGATCGGCATCGGCTGGGGGGTCATCGGCGCCATGGTGCATGGCGCGTGCACCGGGTGGTGCAGAAACTGGTGCGGCTGGCGGGGATCGAACCCACGACCCTTGGCTTCGGAGGCCAATACTCTATCCACTGAGCTACAGCCGCATGCGGGCCCTTGCGGCCCAGCCCGGGATTATGGCACGGCGTTGCGGCGCGGCTGGCAAATCTGCCAGGGGATCCCGTCGGCCAGCGGATCGAAGTCCGCCGGCACCTCGAAGCCCAGGCCCCGCAGGTAGGCCGCCACCGCGGCGCGCCCGGTCTCCGCAAGGCCGAACGTCGCGTCGCCCAGCATCCAGACCTGCATCAGCCCGTCGAACAGCGATTGCAGCCCGACGGCAGCCACCTCGGGGGGGCAGGCGAGCGTGAGCCCCTGCTCCCGCGCAGCCTGCGACAGCTCGTTGGCGAACTGCTGGCGGAACTCCAGGCTGGCTTCCACATGGCGGTCGCGCACGGCGGACAGCTCGCCCACGTATTCGACGCGGAACATGGCGATCTCGAACACGCGCCGCATGGATTCGTCTCTTTCGAGGCTGCGCAGCACGAAGTCGATCACGGCCCGCAGGCGCTGCAGCGGCGCCATGCGGTCATTGCCCGCGTATTCGCCATTCGCACACTCCAGCGGCAACGTGACGCGCTCCATCATGGCGTTGAACAGGTCCACCTTGTCCTTGAAATGCCAATAGATGGCCCCGCGCGTGGCGCCCGCGGCCTGGGCGATGTCATTCAGCGACGCATGCGACACGCCCTTCTGATAAAAAACTCGCTCTGCCGCATCCAGCAGGCTGTTGCGCGTGGCGACCGCATCTTCTTTGGTACGTCGGGCCATGGTGGGGTGTCTCCTTGGTCTGCAGGGGCTGGCGGCGGGAAACGGAATCTCTTCCGTATCCCCTGCGGCGCAGCAGACCGGCAATTATACATTCATGGTTGTATGTATAATGCCGGCGAAATTCAAGGGCCGCCGCATGGTTTTGATCTCTCGCAAACCCTGGGGCAGCCTTTTCCACCTGCGCCGATCCGGAAGGACTTCCATGTACCGCTTGAGTGTTGATCTCGATGCTTCCGCCGCCCCGCACCGCCGCGCTTCGCGGGCAGGGCTTTTCTGCTTCGCACTGGTTGCTGCCGCCGCGCTCGCGGCCTGCGGCAAGTCCGAGCAGCCGGCCCAGCAGGGCGGTGGCGCACCCCCGCCCCCGCAAGTGGGCGTAGTGACCGTCGCGCCCGGCGACGTGGGCCTGGTCACCGAGCTGCCCGGCCGGCTGGAAGCCTCGCGTGTGGCCGAAGTGCGTGCCCGCGCGGCCGGCATCCTGCAAAAGCGCCTGTTCACCGAAGGCAGCGACGTCAAGGCCGGCCAGCGCCTCTTCGCGATCGACGACGCGCCCTACCGCGCCTCGCTGGAAAACGCCCAGGCCAGCGTCGCCCAGGCCGAGGCCGCCCTGGCGCAGGCCCGGGCCCTGGCCGAGCGCTACAAGCCCCTGGTGGCCGTGAATGCCGTGAGCCGGCAGGAATACGACAACGCCGTCGCGTCGCAGAAGACGGGCGAGGCCAATGTCGCCGCGGCCAAGGCCACGGTGACCACCGCCCGCATCAACCTGGGCTATGCCGCCGTGACGGCCCCGATCTCCGGCCGCATCGGCCGCGCGCTCGTGACCGAAGGCGCGCTGGTGGGCCAGGGCGAATCGACCCAGCTCGCCGTGATCCAGCAGATCGACCCCCTCTACGTCAACTTCACGCAGTCCGCATCGGATGCGCTGAAGCTCAAGGCCGGCCTGGCGAGCGGCAAGTACAAGCAGGCCTCCAAGGGCACCGCGTCGGTGAACGTGGTGCTGGAGGACGGCAGCGTGTACCCGCAGGCCGGCAAGCTGCTGTTCACCGACCTGACGGTGGACGCCACCAGCGGCCAGGTCACGCTGCGCGCCGAGGTGCCCAACCCCGACCGCCAGCTCCTGCCGGGCCTCTATGTGCGCGTGCGCCTGGAGCAGGCCCAGGTGGGCAACGGCGTGCTGCTGCCGCAGCAGGCCGTGACGCGTTCCGCGCGTGGCGACACCGTGATGGTCGTGGGCCCGGACAACCACCTCGCGCCGCGCCCCATCAAGCTCGGCCCCGCGCAGGGAACGAACTGGGTGGTGCTCGATGGCCTGAAGGCCGGCGAGAAGGTCATGGTGGACGGCTTCCAGAAGCTGCCGCGCGGCAAGCCCGGCGACCCCATCGTGGTCCAGCCCGTGGCGTGGCAGCCGGCCGGTGCCGCACCGGCGGGTGCGGGCGGCGCGTCCGCCCCTGCCGGCGGCGCTTCCGCCGCCCAGGCTCCCGCTTCCGCCTCCTCCGCTCCCGCGAAGCAGTAACACTCAGAACACGGAGCGCGGCACATGGCCAAGTTCTTCATCGAGAGACCCATCTTCGCGTGGGTCATCACCATCTTCATCATGGTGATGGGGGCAATCTCCATCGCCAAGCTGCCGATCGCGCAGTATCCGGCGGTGGCGCCGCCGACCATCCAGGTGTCGGTGGCCTACCCCGGCGCCAACGCCCAGACGCTGGAGGACAGCGTGCTCGCCGTCATCGAGCGCGAAATGAACGGCGCCAGCGGCCTCGCCTACGTCGAGACGACGAGCCAGGCCAACGGCACGGGCTCGATCACGCTGAGCTTCGAGCCCGGCACCAACGCCGATCTGGCGCAGGTGGACGTGCAGAACCGCCTCTCGCGCGCCACGCCGCGCCTGCCGAGCGCGGTGACGCAGCAGGGCGTGCGCGTGGAGCAGTCGCGCTCCAACTTCCTCATGTTCGCCATGCTCACGACGGAAAACCCCGAC
The DNA window shown above is from Acidovorax sp. NCPPB 4044 and carries:
- a CDS encoding efflux transporter outer membrane subunit, which codes for MHRLSTFAALLLAGLTSGCAVGPDYRQPETPMPAAFMGIRPAEVAASPASPSTVDLSAWWRAFGDPQLTHFVSLALQQNLDLAQASARVLQARAGLQASTAALLPSGSAAAQTARSYQSVETPLGRLLDATPGFDRYGNAHEATLSASWELDLFGGLRRARQASLAEYQSAEAGAAAVHLAIAAQTADIYLQIRGLQARIAVARQQVQTQQQLRSTIDLRWKKGLAAELQVRQVEGALARTQATLPVLEAALEAAMNAMDGMLGAMPGAYRAELAAVRPVPATLHLAPSGTPGDLLRRRPDIIAAERRLAASNARIGVAMAEYYPKISLSGLVGSATSVSSGNLFTGGASQAGAVAGLRWRLFDFGRIDAQIENARAQEAEALAAYRQTVLRATEDVENSLVALDRRREQASRLAEGAGSLTRARQAAGAAYDKGVVSLIEVLQADESLLGTVDAQVQADTEAARSAVSIFKALGGGWTPTPAVSAPIALNE
- a CDS encoding efflux RND transporter periplasmic adaptor subunit, whose translation is MYRLSVDLDASAAPHRRASRAGLFCFALVAAAALAACGKSEQPAQQGGGAPPPPQVGVVTVAPGDVGLVTELPGRLEASRVAEVRARAAGILQKRLFTEGSDVKAGQRLFAIDDAPYRASLENAQASVAQAEAALAQARALAERYKPLVAVNAVSRQEYDNAVASQKTGEANVAAAKATVTTARINLGYAAVTAPISGRIGRALVTEGALVGQGESTQLAVIQQIDPLYVNFTQSASDALKLKAGLASGKYKQASKGTASVNVVLEDGSVYPQAGKLLFTDLTVDATSGQVTLRAEVPNPDRQLLPGLYVRVRLEQAQVGNGVLLPQQAVTRSARGDTVMVVGPDNHLAPRPIKLGPAQGTNWVVLDGLKAGEKVMVDGFQKLPRGKPGDPIVVQPVAWQPAGAAPAGAGGASAPAGGASAAQAPASASSAPAKQ
- a CDS encoding DUF4148 domain-containing protein yields the protein MPKNSPAHVRPVGAKTLQAVIGALVLTVPFVAYPQTPTQSTQPIHGPGTELSRAEVIADLALWRRAGMDRYETLSLSYGMETQAYRAASEEYLRLRNSEQFQIEVQKARKD
- a CDS encoding TetR family transcriptional regulator gives rise to the protein MARRTKEDAVATRNSLLDAAERVFYQKGVSHASLNDIAQAAGATRGAIYWHFKDKVDLFNAMMERVTLPLECANGEYAGNDRMAPLQRLRAVIDFVLRSLERDESMRRVFEIAMFRVEYVGELSAVRDRHVEASLEFRQQFANELSQAAREQGLTLACPPEVAAVGLQSLFDGLMQVWMLGDATFGLAETGRAAVAAYLRGLGFEVPADFDPLADGIPWQICQPRRNAVP